In the genome of Ptychodera flava strain L36383 chromosome 13, AS_Pfla_20210202, whole genome shotgun sequence, one region contains:
- the LOC139147153 gene encoding C-type Lectin CRL-like gives MSFIIKLNLLLLIQVCSVIFAQYQASTCIGGDKFALMNDKVTWNDASDICLQSSGQLAVLNTEEISNELVAFINDNSLSELNSRGFWIGLHDRHLEDSFEWVDGSAVTFTNWYGNMPDNARKKDQCHGQDCVQLWKKPPTTPLWQWDDDYCFKRKLFFCQYKNTPECV, from the exons TAAATTTGCTGCTTTTAATACAGGTTTGTTCA GTAATATTCGCCCAGTACCAAGCAA GTACCTGCATTGGGGGCGATAAATTCGCCCTCATGAACGACAAAGTCACCTGGAATGACGCTTCGGATATTTGCTTACAATCGTCGGGCCAGCTTGCTGTGTTAAATACAGAAGAAATATCAAACGAACTTGTTGCCTTtatcaatgataacagcctGAGTGAACTTAACTCTAGAGGTTTCTGGATTGGTCTTCATGATAGGCATTTAGAAGACAGTTTTGAGTGGGTGGATGGTAGTGCAGTCACCTTCACCAACTGGTATGGTAATATGCCAGACAATGCCCGTAAAAAAGACCAATGTCATGGCCAGGACTGTGTACAGCTATG GAAGAAACCACCGACCACGCCTCTGTGGCAGTGGGATGACGATTATTGTTTCAAGAGGAAGTTATTTTTCTGCCAATACA AAAATACACCAGAATGCGTCTAA